Genomic window (Candidatus Bathyarchaeota archaeon):
GTTCTGAATCGTTATCTGAGGTTTTCCGGTGATTATTATGCCTCCATTTTTTAGCTTTCTGGCAGTTTTCAGAATTGCCTTTCTGGCCTCCTTCTCTGATTTTGCGCCAGTACATACCATTCTCCCCGTTTTGAAGATGAGGGTGCAAGTCTTGGGTTTCTTCAATCTAAAAGCGAGCCCAGGGAAAACTTCTGGTCGATACTCAACATGTGGAAAAGCTTTTACTATGGCGGCTAAGTCTATCGGATGATTGAAAGCGGCTGAAGCCACAACATTCTGGATGCTAATCCCCTTCTCAACTTTCATGAGGCTTCCATCCTCATGTCAACACATGCCTCCACATAAAAAAACGCGTGAAACGATAACTGTTTCGGTTTTTCTTAAGAAGCTTTTCATTGATACTTGCTTAGTTCCTCTCAAAGCAAGAAACCTCCTCAACTTCAAATGTTGATAATTCCTCTTGAATTAGCTTCTCTCATGGGTCTTAGCTAAGTGATTATCGCTATTCTAGTAAGTGTCTATTTCCTTTACTCAAAGGCGTGTGTTTTACTTATCATGAACTGCAAATCTAAGTTATGAACTCAGGATACTTTTACCATCCATAACGACGTTTCTACCTAAACAGAGGCGTATAATACCACTTTCTCGTTTCGCATTTTTCGGGCTGTGGGGGAGTCAAATGGGAGGGTTATTCGGTTTATCCGTTGATATAACCAAGGTTTTGATGTTATATCAAATCTAACATGGCTTTTGAGGTTCCTTCTTTCGGACTATAGAATTGACACAAGGCTTCCCAGAATGCACATATTCCCCAAAATTTCTAGACTTCCGCAGATTTCTGGTTTTGTGTTGCCTCCAGTATCTTCCCACTTTTGGTTTGATTGATGATGTTGCAGATTTTTTGAGGGTTATTTGAAGAAAATACGAATGGTTTTCCTTTCCGTCGGATTATCTTCACTGCATCTCCAAACGATGTTGTGTAAGCCCAAGAGCCATCAATGCCATATCTAACGCCTATGCCACCATATCTTCCAAAAGATGCTTTAGTTGGTTTACATGAGACTATATCTTCTAATGGAATTGATTTGCGATTAAGAATGCCGTAGGTAATCAAAAGTTCTCTAGTGCTCAATTCTATTCTTATACCCTTATAATTCCAAAACACGAGTAACAAAAATCCTGGAACAGACATTAGGATAACAATTAAAAAGAGATTTTGAAAAGCATACCCAGTTGTAACAAGTATCAATAGTATACACACAGTAAGTAAGGAAACAAAGCCTACTAGGATTTTTATGAATAAGCTTGCTGGGACCCATTCCCTGTAAATAAAGTGTCTCATATCAACTACAACAATAATATGATA
Coding sequences:
- a CDS encoding TATA-box-binding protein, whose translation is MKVEKGISIQNVVASAAFNHPIDLAAIVKAFPHVEYRPEVFPGLAFRLKKPKTCTLIFKTGRMVCTGAKSEKEARKAILKTARKLKNGGIIITGKPQITIQNIVASGILCGPIDLERMCELTHEGGSLMYEPEQFPGAIYRMESPKVVFLIFSAGKIVCVGAKKEEEIYEAAEILQRRLKEMDVLYEEMP